The genome window AAGAAGATCCAGTGTTAAATCAACAGAAAGCCCAAAGTTTGTAATGTCACATTACAAACAATTACACATTgtgttgtgtgtctgtgtatgctTTGTGTAAAGACACTTCATTACCGCTAGGTGGCAGAAGACGACCAACAACAACTAGGGTTCTAGTAGTCTCATTTAACCAGACCTTTGACAATACCTTCTTAAACATGAAGAGACCATCTGACAGACATGCAATCACAATAGTTTTCACATGCATTTGGGGGCggatgtatctgaacaagatgatACAACATGAAAGTGGGACAAGAGGCTAAGGTACTGCTGCTCTTACAGGAACATGGTTTTGAATGCTAAAAGTCAGTTTGATATCCTATTCAAATAATCCATACTCTAAAGGAAATGCCATTTAGAAGGATactaaaaaaaagaagcttGCAGTCATATTGAAGCAtctgtatcattttcaaaaacttccactttgaaacccgttttcaagaatttgcattttcaggccaccaatacggcattgtcgtgtaaatgaaaggccaaaacgcataaaaagttttgtttttagttgaaaacgctGTCGTGTTAACAGCCCCTTACTCTGAATATTGGTTTTGATGACGCTACCCTGACaagctttgtgtaaagaaagtTAATCTGATTAGATTTTGCAAGAAAACGCTTTCCATTTTGGTGAACAATATGCATCAGACATTTAGCAAATGGACTGTGGATGCCTTGTAGGCGTTTCGTCTGAGACTGGGATGGTAGACACATTTggagctgaaaaaaaaaaaaagaaaagctaaGAGATTGAACAGCATATGATAGCTGCGGTAATGTGAATCAAAGCTGAAATATCTCTGCTGATAACTGGAAACAACCAAGCGATAACCAAACTACAGTGTTAAAACAAACCAGCATTTCTCATACAAAACATCATAAATGATAAACAACAATGGcagattttattttgttttttgaatgcATAGATGAATGTTCAAGAAAATAAGGTTTAGATAACATGAGCGGAAGACAGACTTATCGAGGGCTCTGGCAGATCTGCTCTTGGCTGCGCTGTGGATTTGCTGGCTCTCTGGCTCGTCCTTGAGTATATTTGGAGGGCACACTAGGTTGGCACGGCTGATGGGAAATGTTTAGACAAGACAAGCTGAATTTAATAGACAGGCTAAAGAGGCTGTGGAGAAGTATAACCTGATCAAAACTGGCCTCAGTCTAGATAAAAACATAAGGAAAATCAATGTGAGCCATCCTCAGATAGTGTCAACAGCTACTATTCAACTAATACAACAGCAATTCAATCAGTGCAGCATTCAGCAATTACATGAAGCACATCAGTGGCATGAACACTGTACTGATTTGTTTGGTCTTGGCACACCTGACTAATTTTACGAAAGAGTGCGCTAGTGGATTTGAAAGACTAGTGGACTTCAAAGACCTTGGTAAAGATTAGAtacaataggttgtttgcacatgacacCATTGCTGTGGCGCAAAATGCAGCTGGAGGGCAGGGAGTGATTTTTCTAGGAATCactatcacaaaataaaaattcctaTGTTTTGCATAGTTTGCATAGCAtcgtttatggttgctcaaatcaATCAAACCAAGAAACCACAAGGAGCTTTTATCATTTACATAACTtttatcgtttttttttttttttttaactttaaaagttgttgCCTTTAATAGCGTTTCGCGTCTGATGATACTGAAATTAACatggatacctgcttacctttttgtttttgacttaaataaatattcacattcttcatggtatcatttgcagggaagagaagatatttttggtgttttcacttatgttttgtagaattccgttcacaatgttgatctgattaCTGTGAAAATAGTGTCAGCCATCAaatggtagaaaatgtccaaataaaaacaatgtgttcatcaagctgacagaagtcgatccatttctttgttggaagggtgtaaatgtaacagtagttttaatgttgtctttgtaaatattcactttcccatatgacCACGGAGGAGAATCGGAGGGTCACATTCAGCGGAAAGACACCAACACActgtattattttgtatttatttcaacaaatgacaaccaaaatcaaacccatagaagcttGTGAACAAGCTGAAGTGGCTGCGTGCAAGTTATGCTCATGCACAAGCCGAGTGAGAATCATATACTCgcaaatataatgttaattattaaaacaaacaaagtaCAGAACTTTCATTCAAATTTagcaatgtgattattttattgagttaTAGGCAGCGGGtttaatcagtgacattattagatttgctaTACGGCGTCTTCCCCtcacctcctcaacctgcttcccttagtgtTTTTACACTTAGAAAAGGcaaaaattgtattacaccatCTATTTTTTTACTGAACGATGATGTGAGTTCTTATTGCAATTCTCCATTCAGCATGAATAACCTACAATGGCGACATTTTTCCCAATCacaacagaaaatcaaaatactgcCCTAAACtcactagcagaaaggcagcgcgatataaacaaaccagcCTAGGACTGAACATggcgtgacggcagcttcacattctctatatctactGCTTCAACGGCAGgcaagtctttcaattcagtagaaaaatcgctcctcttcataacataaggatCACGTCaaacatatgttgtgattttctgtttatacctttctaaaccagcacagtacaGACTTTCCTCCATCTcgtccattctaattttcacttcctgccctccatCTGAATTTCACGCATCATCAGAATCACGTAATTGTTGTCCATTTAAATATAATGGCATCTAATTTTAATAAACTATATTCATCCCAATCAGTAAACAAAATTTCAAAACTTCgcataaaaagaaaattcacCGTATCTTAtagtaaatgatttattcaggcaaatacacacactttctctgGTGACACTTAAATCCCGTCTCTTACAGATCCGCCTCCAAACAAACAGCCATTACATTGAACCAAGTCCTCATTCCACATTTATCCCTTTTACATTAATCCATTACACCAGAATGtacgtcacaatatggaagaaatgATCTGAAACTACTTCTGTTACATCAAAACATTTCGAATGTTCAATGGCCTGGCATAGACTCCATCCAGAAGGAAAAAATCCggcacaataaaaacaacaggaGCTACAGTATGTCCCGACGGCAACTGACCCCTTAACAACGGCAAGAAACTAATAATATACACTAATTCTACTAGCATATTATTGCTATCATAATCATagcagtaaaacaaaaaaaaacaaatattgaaggATAGGAAATTGTCCCACAGGGAAATTTAGTGATATTTAGTGCAGCTATGAAGCGAGAGAGAGGAAGCCCTTGAGTATAAGTACAAATGTTATTAGAATTGTGATGATAGAAGAGATGGTTAGAAAGCATTCACCTTAAATGATTTTGAAACGATTTGTGTTATCTAAAGGACTAACATCACCAAATGTCTTCATGAGACGGCACAGTCACCATTATCCTGAGAAACAATACATCACCATGGAAACGCCTCCTCTGCGCCCACTATTGCTCTGCCACCATAGATGCCAAAGCTGGAAGAATCTGGGCTCTTTGTGTGCCCTGTGATACTTGTGATTATGTAACCGTAAAGGGCATCAGTATCCCACTGACCCTTTCAGAGAAACTGGCATCACCACGGAAACCAAAAACCACAAGTGAAGAGATTGAGAAAGAACGGTTCCTAAACCCAACCAAAACAAAACCCAAACGGTTCCAAAACCTAACCTTTCATCACAGGCTTTTTGAAAGAGACTGATTTCACATCTTTCAGGAGACTCAGAGAAGGCTCAATGAGAACAGCTATTCTAGCTTTGAACCAACTATGGAAAAGATAACGGATAACGAAAAAGCAGTGGTTTAGTGGTTGTCCATGTATTgccattatatttttttatattatatatatatatatatatatatatatatatatatatatatatatatatatatatatatatatatatatatacacacacacacacacacacacacacacacacattatatatattatatataaaaatatataaacggCATTGGGCGATACGTGTTTCTGATTGGCCAATGTTTTGGaagcaggacttttattttgacagcgcCTGAGCACACAGCACTCCATTCTCTGCCTTCATTAGTCTAACACATTATTCGATAGAACTGTTAAACAAAGAAAGTAAACTGTATACAAAAAAGTATTGTGTTTGCCTTTATATTATCAGTAACAGATGGAAAACATTACTATGTTCTCATCTACCATCAGCATTTAACtacatttatatcatttaaacaAGTCTTTGAATATCTAATAAACATTAAGTTCACAAGTCTTGCAGACTTAGTTGAATCCAGCTGTGAGATCTTCTGAAGTGTGAATTTGTAGACTGGATAAAAACGTGTGTACTCTGTGTAACAGCTggtaataattatgaaatatgaataaaaaaaaggaagtaaacaatttctttttctgtaaaaaatattgtagATGGCAACTTCTTGATTCTATAATAATCCTATTAAAGTATAAGTCTGTTTAGTTTAcagatttaattcattttaatgtaaaataaatataaatctcaTTTTAGAAATTATGCATGTTTTTTACTATCTTTAGTTAAAAATCTCTGTCACTCACCAATCTCCTTGCCGAGTCCCGAGTGGAGCATGGCTCCGGCAGAGGTGACCACAGCACAGGTCTGGAAGCCTGGTCCATAGAGCTGGCTTAAGGGTAAGGCAGGTACAATTTTCTGCCAGCCTAAATTGGAGAAAGGCATCTCGGCCCCATCCAAAGTTCGAACCTTCTGCCTCTTTTTCAGCTCACACAACACCTGTTGGCCGCTCTGTTGCGCCTTCCGGTGCCCCCTGTAGGACACAccgtgtttattattattaaggtaGTCTTTCACAGCCTTCTGCAAGCGTGGACTGAGCATGCCCACGGACAAACTCCCTTTCCACAGACTGTGCACTACAGATTTTGACTTGGGAACGTAGTACTCGTCCTGGTCAGAGTCCTCATGCCTTATCGCCCGTTTAGTCGTCCTCCTCCTGCCCTCTTCTCCCTCTTCTCCCTCTTCTTCATCTTCCTCTTCCCCTCCCAACACCTCTTcctcatcttcatcctgttGAGGTGAATCCTGGTTGTACTCTTGTCGCTCACGGTTGCGACTCACGGCAGCCGATCTGGAGCCCACGTCCTGGGTGCCAAATGCGGACCAGGCCGCCAGGCTCTGGAGGTCAGGATAAGGGTAGGCCTCCTGGCTGAGCGGACTAGGTTGGGGGTCGGCACTGGGGTTTTCCTCCTGGCTTTGCTCCTGTTGGGTGTTGCTGGAGGTCGAGGGGGTGGAGGAGGCGGCCAGCCCTAAATGGGTGGTCATAATGGTGCGGGGGTTGCCCTGCAGTGAGGTCAGGCGGCGTGTGTCCGTGTAGGAGAGAGCGGCAGCGGAGTGTGGGTCGTCCACTCGTGACTCCATGAAGTAGGAGAGGAGCGCCAGGAACACCAGCACCCAGACCAGCATGAGGCCGAGGGTGAGCCGCCGCCACTGTTTCAGACTGGACTTCATCTTCTAGCGGTCCTCTCGGCCGCACGCCGCTCCACTCCAGACCCAACTGGAGAGGGGTCAGCAAGAGGCCTACAACAGGACAGGACATTCttattaaaaattttatttaatttatttttatttatttattttttttcataggaCATGGCATGTCCCTCAATTTCTTGtagatttgaaaataaattaaccaGAATTGGGGTGTCACACGCAGGGctgcatcacatttttaaaatttgaacacattttctatggccacgttcacacagcaacagaATATGGTTGTCAGTCTCATATTTGACGGTCTCATAAACCGggaccttcgggttacaagtccaaCTCTCTAACCCTTGgtgttaattattttatcaCTACTAAAGCCAGTTTAGTCCCATGCATCaagtgaacaaatgactctaGTCTGTTAACTACTGCACAACAGTGACTGTTATTGGGAGACTTTACtttcaattaaattacatattaacttCACAATTCTGAATCATAATTCAGCTTAAAAAGGACACACTTAATACAAGCTGCACAGAACAGACACAGTACCTAGACAGTTACCAAATCTGTCAAAACAGGAAAAGCATTTCTTCTGATGTCAGCTTTCTCTTTCCTTTGAGACAAGGTTCCTCTGAGACCACTCATGATACACTGTTATCTGTATCGTTTCACTATTTTCTAACTGCAGATCTCAATTTAGACATGAGAACACCTGCTGTCATAACACTCTTTCCATTGTCTATTTGCAAAAAAGAAACTCTTACTACTGTAACACAAAACCAACGTTTCAGTCTCagagcaacaacaaaaaaaaattaggcctgaatttaagatttatgtatttgtttgcaTATAAAATTCTATCAATTTGGGTAGAAATTGATGAACTTAATgtaatgcatatttgtcagtcaacAAACGGGTAAGAAAAGGTAATAAACCGAACATGTTTCATATATCATCAATAAATCCATTTTGTTTCAAATCTCAGATATTTTAACTAAGTAAATATTGCTTGTTCCAAAGCTAGccatattttaaccatgttcatGCTTGTTATCTgattaaatgtaattgttttcacAATGAACAGATTTGTGCAGATTCAAATTCATTTTGagaatatgattatttaaataaaattaaacagatTCAAATAGTTAAACAATCAACAatgccatgattttttttttttttttttttgagagcaGAAATTTTACCCATTTCTTACCAGTTTAATTTGACTGACTGGCGAGCGAGAAACTTTGACATGGAGCACGCTAAATCTCAAATCTCTGGGGAAtccccttttaaaaaaaaaaaatatcatgacATTGTTGATTGTTTAACTATTTGAATCTGAGAAGCTGAAGCACAAGCGAAGCTGAACAGAGGAGCTTCTGTTTTCAAAAAGAGGAcgtgacagagctcgtaataaaacaagaatcaagaTTGGTTTGGATTTTCAGAGATGGTGAGAAATTAGGGATTTGAAAAGTTGTAAAAGCGACACAGAgttggtgtttttattactcaacaggcgagtaagatattttattaaaaagataaattgccatatgtagctctctaacagagttcattgtaaagcattatctattgcgAAGGATCATTTCATTATAGTTGTTGTAgcactgtgctggaatttattttcaaggaagtaatGTGTCTATTGGGTATATCTACAAAAACAATTTCAACTAGTCAGCTtaagatcctttccatctaaaatGGCTGTATCTCTTAAGCCTAATAgagaatgttttatgagcagtaggataactatattcatccgcacagccacgcagagccgaagcacaaccaaaaacagtgttcttccgcaaaatacATGCCAAaaattacatagtgtacctttaaattaaTCAGTTTGTTTATTACAACTGTGTAATCCAATTGGAaagaaattttatatgcaattcaaatacagAAATCTAGGCCTAAATATCTTTATCATGGTTCTGATAATGAGCCAATCATATTTTCTAACCCAACAACTAAACACAGCCCTGTAAAGAAGAAAACAGTTTgataggtgttttttttttgttttttttttctcaagttaGTTGGTTTATCATATAtgatacatatacatatatatatttatttattacacacacacacacacacacacacacacacacacacactatatctCACGTCTGGAAAAATTTAGTCTACacccaaaatataaaatatatggtTACACACCATAtaccacacacacagatgttaGTACACTCATTATGAGGACATTCTACatgcgtaatggtttttatgctGAGCTAATGACATTTTCCAGCCCCCATcacagaaaccttttttttttttttggtttatttagtGTTTTGAATTACAAGGACATCAGCATGTCCTCATGATGTAGGGGGTATTGGCCCGAAACAGGTGCATTACCTCTCTGTAGTCCCTATTTCctaaaccagcctaagctgaTTTTCTGGTCTTAGCTAGTCTCTTTCAGCTGGTCAGGATAAGAAACCAGCtgaataaagcatttttttttttttttcctcccatgaATGTGATGTCACTCCATAAGCCTCCAACCAAAGATGCCTGTACACTTCATGAGTCCCTTCCTTGcaacgaacacacacacacacacacacacacacacacacacacacacacacacacacacgcgcgcgcgcacgcgcacacacacacgcacacacactttcGGTTCTGTTATGATTGTGTTGCCAGATAGGTTTAGGTTGAACGAGGAAGGGAAGTGGATTTCCCGACCTCAgtgcaactttaaaaaaaaaacaaaaaaaaaaacatttggacTAGTTATCCAACAACAGACCAGTGAATTAGTGAGTTTAAAATCTTTAGCAGTGGTGCTTTTTAAGAGTCTATCAATTATTTGacaatttctcaccctcaagtagttccaaacctgtatacatttctttgctctgctgaacacaaagatatttggaagaatgtcagtaaccaaacagatctcgccccccattgactaccatagtaagAGCATAAGAGTGTGTGTGGAGAGCGCAGAAAAAGAAAGGCTGACTGTGGCAGGATTTTCAAATCAGTGATCTGTGAAATGTGTGACATGACTATAGAAATCACAGGTAGAAAGACATTAGCAGTTTAATGTTGAATTCAAGGGCAAAATTTCAAGTCAACACCACATGATAGTTTGCTTATTAGAAGCTATTCAAGAGCCATATCAAACACGGTATGGCTTAGGTTGATGTGATCtctgatgaagaaaaaaaaacaggagaaaaaaaaaaaaaaaacaacaagaaaaaaaacaacatgacaGAAAAAATTATACACGTCTGCTAACCGCATTTCCTTCCGTATGAACTGAAGCCGGGTTAAAACcgacagacacaaacacactaacAGCAAAAATCTACATAAAACCTCAAGTGCAAATTGATATGACTAAACcaagacaagaaaaaaagtcaacataCAGAAATAAAGAGAATGTACAAATAGAGGGAACACATAACATAGGGCAGTGGAAGAGCACAGAAGAGTGAGGGAGTTACACGGCACATCCAttacattattcattaaactcgCAAGACCTATCAAAACCGGGTGACTTCCCAGAGCTCTTTCAGGTCATTATGCaagtctctctgtctctcacacacacacacaacacacacacacacacacacacacacacacacacacacacacacacacacacacacacacacacacaagcaacaACAAACGCACACACCCCTCATTCCCTGCAAACATCTGCACTGGCTCCAGACAAATTAAGATCATGTGTAGCAGTAGTAACAGTCTGGACCTGCACTGCAGTTTAGCacaaaaagatatatataaaaagacatatataaaaagacatatatatatatatctctctgaagaaatctgtttaaaaagaaaaattcttCTGCATTTCAATTGAAACTGCAAATATGATAAATTGcttcaattttttttgtggTATTTAATATAACTTGATATAACTAGAAATATGATCTAAAGAACTTCAGAAGAATGATTCATAATTATTTACTAATTGTTAAAAAGAATTTGCAGTTGTTAATACattattcattgttcatgttatttGACCACAATTAACCATTTTGTCCACAGAAACCACAAACTTTCCATTTAATGAAGGTAACAGTACTTGTTTCAATATCAGCCAAACTAGCCTTGACtaaatcaaaaagaaaataagtggTTTTGGCCATCCATTATTAACATTTGCCTTTATAtccaccaaaataaaatatttcatttcatttgaacGTGTTGGCAGGGCATTAAGGGTATGTTTccacgacaacaatgtactagaAATGGAAAAatgccgttgtcgtgtaaatgaacgcataaaaacttttctgttttaagtTGAAAAccgtgtcgtgtaaacagcccctcaaGCTACAGTAGCAGAAACGGTCCATTTAATTCTCAGGGTCAAAGAGCAGGAGCAAACGATACTT of Ctenopharyngodon idella isolate HZGC_01 chromosome 9, HZGC01, whole genome shotgun sequence contains these proteins:
- the st6gal2a gene encoding beta-galactoside alpha-2,6-sialyltransferase 2 codes for the protein MKSSLKQWRRLTLGLMLVWVLVFLALLSYFMESRVDDPHSAAALSYTDTRRLTSLQGNPRTIMTTHLGLAASSTPSTSSNTQQEQSQEENPSADPQPSPLSQEAYPYPDLQSLAAWSAFGTQDVGSRSAAVSRNRERQEYNQDSPQQDEDEEEVLGGEEEDEEEGEEGEEGRRRTTKRAIRHEDSDQDEYYVPKSKSVVHSLWKGSLSVGMLSPRLQKAVKDYLNNNKHGVSYRGHRKAQQSGQQVLCELKKRQKVRTLDGAEMPFSNLGWQKIVPALPLSQLYGPGFQTCAVVTSAGAMLHSGLGKEIDSHDAVLRFNTAPTKGYERDVGNKTTVRIINSQILANPKHQFNTSSLYKNVTLVAWDPAPYTLNLHKWYSNPDYNLFTPYMEYRMHFPAQPFYILHPKYIWQLWDVIQGNNLENIQPNPPSSGFIGILLMMSLCEEVHVYEYIPSLRQTDLCHYHERYFDAACTLGAYHPLLYEKMLIQRMNVGSEEDLKRKGKVTLPGFKNVHCEP